A window of the Pyramidobacter piscolens W5455 genome harbors these coding sequences:
- a CDS encoding MmgE/PrpD family protein — protein MNELRNLARFILSFCLENAPEAVVNAAHYCVLDSMGAALGAVHYGEIPGECERFKKWFGTSAPVTASVWGRGEKMTPTAALLLNGIMAHALELDDVHTGSKSHVGAVIVTTAWTLADALGIGGKEFLEAVIVGYETMARIGLGMDVVSNRKRGWHTTGLIGTFGAAAAAARLLKLSEDQTVSALGMAGSQSAGLWAFLTEGATCKKLSPARAAVNGLTSALLAQGGMTGPEHILDAEDGGFYAAVTDRFDMLKVDAELGMHYEILNIDKKPYPCCRSTHHSIDAALILREKYHIDPEQIASVLVETYDVGVLQCGFAHYPSSYVEAKFSIAYTCATAFVRGKVTQAEFRGDLLEDPQIKRIAENMKVIPDKLFTKRYPKRWGSRMTVTLKNDRVLTQQIDDMSGSKAAPMSPEQEQGKFIGLAVESFSLGKAQKLMAEILKIETLEKLPDLS, from the coding sequence ATGAACGAGCTGAGGAATCTGGCGCGCTTTATTCTGAGCTTCTGCCTTGAGAACGCGCCTGAAGCAGTGGTGAACGCGGCACATTACTGCGTTCTTGATTCCATGGGCGCGGCTCTCGGCGCGGTTCATTACGGAGAAATTCCTGGCGAGTGCGAGCGTTTTAAAAAATGGTTCGGAACTTCCGCTCCTGTTACCGCTTCCGTGTGGGGGCGCGGCGAAAAAATGACGCCGACGGCGGCGTTGCTGCTGAACGGGATTATGGCTCATGCGCTGGAGCTTGACGATGTCCATACGGGGTCAAAATCTCACGTCGGCGCGGTTATTGTGACAACAGCGTGGACTCTTGCCGACGCTCTTGGAATCGGCGGAAAAGAATTCCTTGAAGCGGTTATCGTCGGTTATGAAACTATGGCCCGGATCGGGCTCGGCATGGACGTTGTCAGCAACCGTAAACGCGGTTGGCATACGACGGGGCTGATCGGGACGTTTGGTGCCGCTGCTGCTGCGGCTCGCCTGTTAAAGCTTAGCGAAGATCAAACGGTGAGCGCTTTGGGAATGGCGGGAAGCCAGTCGGCCGGCCTTTGGGCATTTTTGACCGAGGGCGCGACGTGCAAAAAACTGAGCCCCGCCCGTGCCGCTGTAAACGGCTTGACTTCCGCGCTGCTGGCGCAGGGTGGCATGACGGGGCCGGAACACATTCTTGACGCGGAAGACGGCGGTTTTTACGCGGCCGTGACGGACCGCTTTGATATGTTAAAAGTCGATGCCGAACTTGGAATGCACTACGAGATTTTGAACATCGACAAAAAGCCCTATCCGTGCTGCCGCTCAACGCACCACTCGATTGACGCCGCGCTGATACTCCGCGAAAAATATCATATCGACCCGGAACAGATTGCTTCCGTTTTGGTTGAAACCTATGACGTGGGCGTTCTGCAATGCGGCTTTGCTCATTATCCCTCAAGCTATGTCGAAGCCAAATTCAGCATCGCTTATACCTGCGCGACGGCCTTTGTGCGCGGCAAGGTTACGCAGGCCGAGTTTCGGGGCGATTTGCTCGAAGATCCGCAGATTAAGCGGATTGCCGAGAACATGAAGGTCATTCCCGATAAGCTGTTTACAAAACGGTACCCCAAACGCTGGGGCAGCCGCATGACGGTTACGTTAAAAAACGACCGCGTCTTGACGCAGCAAATTGACGATATGTCAGGAAGCAAGGCGGCGCCGATGTCGCCCGAACAGGAGCAGGGCAAATTTATAGGCTTGGCGGTTGAGAGTTTCTCATTGGGAAAAGCTCAAAAACTGATGGCTGAGATTCTCAAAATCGAAACGTTAGAGAAATTGCCCGATCTTTCGTAA
- a CDS encoding hydratase, protein MITLIDKPVTLFNGKVLVAEPEKLSADELKARLAEEGEHHEGSLPAQSGEGTMARRIVAAHDSDRGDGLLHLKFDALTSHDITYVAALQTAIACGLEKFPVPYVLTNCHNSLCAVGGTINEDDHMFGLTAARKFGGIFVPRHLAVIHQYMREAMAKSGGMILGTDSHTRYGALGTLSVGEGGPEMVKQLLGRTYDFAWPGVIAVYLTGAPRPGVGPHDVALAVIGAVFASGFVKNKVMEFVGPGVSSLSAEFRLGVDVMTTETACWTSIWRTDEKIAEFFRIHGRPQDYVPLEPDAAARYDGALVVDLGAVEPMIAVPFHPSNAYTIADFKANAGDILRQAEQDARELMDNPELDIDLTGKLRGGTFHVEQGVICGCAGGNFENLVAAAQILDGGSTGCGAFGLSVYPSSMPVGEALMNGGWMQKLINAGAVNYPAFCGPCFGAGETPCNQGFSIRHTTRNFPNREGSKPNAGQWSAVALMDARSIAATAANGGTLTSAFEFADRLAEHEPYVFDGEIYAKRVYNGFGRPHPETELRYGPNIKPWPEIAPLPENQLLLVASVIDDPVTTTDELIPSGETSSLRSNPLKLAEFTLQRKDPNYVPAAKRAKALEEARAAAVKNGGEMPAELKKLLDLAGIEAERVGLGSLVCAVKPGDGSAREQAASSQKMLGGQANVAREYATKRYRSNLVNWGMAPWIVGDADRAKFKTGAWLFIPGVRAFASGDNTEIEAELLDGGTRLPVTLSLPGVTRGERDMLLAGCLMNAYRNDK, encoded by the coding sequence ATGATTACGTTGATCGATAAGCCGGTCACTCTTTTTAACGGAAAAGTTCTGGTTGCCGAGCCTGAAAAACTTTCAGCCGACGAACTGAAAGCGAGATTAGCTGAAGAAGGGGAGCATCACGAGGGATCTTTGCCCGCTCAGTCAGGCGAGGGCACGATGGCCCGCCGCATCGTCGCCGCGCACGATTCCGATCGTGGCGACGGGCTGCTGCACCTGAAGTTCGACGCGCTGACCAGCCACGACATCACCTACGTGGCGGCGCTGCAGACGGCCATCGCCTGCGGGCTGGAAAAGTTCCCTGTACCCTATGTGCTCACCAACTGTCACAACAGCCTCTGCGCCGTCGGCGGCACGATCAACGAGGACGACCACATGTTCGGCCTCACGGCGGCGCGGAAGTTCGGCGGCATTTTCGTGCCCCGCCACCTGGCCGTGATCCACCAGTATATGCGCGAGGCGATGGCCAAAAGCGGCGGCATGATCCTCGGCACCGACAGCCATACGCGCTACGGCGCGCTGGGGACGCTGTCCGTCGGCGAGGGCGGCCCGGAAATGGTCAAGCAGCTCCTCGGTCGCACCTACGACTTCGCCTGGCCGGGCGTGATCGCCGTCTATCTGACCGGCGCGCCCCGTCCCGGCGTCGGGCCTCACGACGTGGCGCTGGCCGTCATCGGCGCGGTGTTCGCAAGCGGTTTCGTGAAAAACAAGGTCATGGAGTTCGTCGGCCCCGGCGTCTCCAGCTTGAGCGCCGAGTTCCGTCTCGGCGTCGACGTGATGACCACGGAGACGGCCTGCTGGACGTCGATCTGGCGCACCGACGAAAAGATCGCCGAATTTTTCCGCATCCACGGCCGTCCCCAGGACTACGTCCCGCTCGAGCCCGACGCGGCGGCCCGCTACGACGGCGCGCTCGTCGTCGACCTCGGCGCCGTCGAGCCGATGATCGCCGTGCCGTTCCATCCCAGCAACGCTTACACCATCGCCGACTTCAAGGCCAACGCCGGCGACATTCTGCGTCAGGCCGAGCAGGACGCGCGCGAACTGATGGACAATCCCGAGTTGGACATTGACCTGACCGGCAAGCTGCGCGGCGGAACGTTCCACGTCGAACAGGGCGTGATCTGCGGCTGCGCCGGCGGCAACTTCGAGAACCTCGTCGCCGCAGCGCAGATCCTCGACGGCGGCAGCACCGGCTGCGGCGCTTTCGGCCTCAGCGTCTATCCGTCCAGCATGCCCGTCGGCGAGGCGCTGATGAACGGCGGCTGGATGCAAAAACTCATTAACGCCGGGGCGGTCAACTATCCGGCCTTCTGCGGTCCCTGCTTCGGCGCCGGCGAGACGCCCTGCAATCAGGGATTCAGCATCAGACATACGACGCGCAACTTCCCCAACCGCGAAGGCTCCAAGCCCAACGCCGGCCAATGGTCGGCCGTGGCGCTCATGGACGCGCGCAGCATCGCCGCCACGGCGGCCAACGGCGGCACGCTCACCAGCGCTTTCGAGTTCGCCGACCGCCTCGCGGAGCACGAGCCGTACGTCTTCGACGGTGAAATCTACGCCAAGCGCGTCTACAACGGTTTCGGCCGTCCGCATCCGGAGACGGAGCTCCGCTACGGCCCCAACATCAAGCCCTGGCCCGAGATCGCCCCGCTGCCGGAGAATCAGCTGCTGCTGGTCGCCTCGGTGATCGACGATCCCGTCACCACCACCGACGAGCTGATCCCCTCCGGCGAGACCTCGTCGCTGCGCAGCAACCCGCTCAAGCTGGCCGAGTTCACGCTGCAGCGCAAAGATCCAAATTACGTGCCCGCGGCCAAGCGGGCGAAAGCGCTCGAAGAGGCGCGCGCCGCGGCGGTGAAAAACGGCGGCGAGATGCCCGCGGAGCTGAAAAAACTGCTCGACCTCGCCGGAATCGAAGCTGAGCGCGTCGGCCTCGGCAGCCTCGTCTGCGCCGTCAAACCAGGCGACGGCTCGGCGCGCGAGCAGGCCGCCAGCAGCCAGAAAATGCTGGGCGGCCAGGCCAACGTGGCCCGCGAGTACGCCACCAAACGCTACCGCAGCAACCTCGTCAACTGGGGCATGGCCCCGTGGATCGTCGGCGACGCAGACCGCGCCAAGTTCAAAACCGGCGCCTGGCTTTTCATCCCCGGCGTGAGGGCGTTCGCGAGCGGCGACAACACAGAGATCGAGGCCGAACTGCTCGACGGCGGCACGCGCCTCCCCGTGACGCTGTCGCTGCCCGGCGTCACGCGCGGCGAACGGGACATGCTCCTCGCCGGCTGCCTGATGAACGCGTATCGCAACGACAAGTAG